A stretch of Phragmites australis chromosome 12, lpPhrAust1.1, whole genome shotgun sequence DNA encodes these proteins:
- the LOC133886591 gene encoding putative disease resistance protein RGA1 isoform X1, translated as MAGVDVAVVSGILKIVGNKLAPLIIKKYSSMVGVKKDLQELQDLVEEINYWLETIGDKAMGSGPSLNWLKQLKDVSYDVDDVVDEFQLKTEKHDACGDGSIVSKYLCTKPKSLIFQCNAAKKIEAIKRRFAVIVKQRTDFSAIANSLPVGHPFSDMNETTANMPSLPIVDVASVLGREQEKRQIISKLVETNDQQTIKIVSVIGLGGSGKTTLAKLIFNDGNIIEKHFEVRLWVHVSQELDDAKLVEKMFEAIAGEKSERRPLQHMSKTILDKLIGKRYLLVLDDVWTEDRIQWEQIMVHLKSDTPGSRILITTRSRRVAEAVESADLHNLQFLSEIDSWKVFEQSFGMAAKGLDSEFLEVGKDIVKKCGGVPLAIKVLAAALRGKERIEEWQAMRDNNLLDVMDEERKVFACLRLSYLYLPPHLKQCLTICSLFPKGYMIDKEQLIDQWIAHDMITPVAGVDYLEYTGHKYFNSLVQVFFLQDVNEYDGRVICRMHDLVHDLAQSITDIFVPAEETSSAKSYRYFSLTEQARNLPTKNPFKKARAIYFGKGGGRIFGNSLKDARHLRSITMESFFEAEVPPTLFQVKYLKYLKISELRCEALPEAISDIWSLQALHVTFSNLLELPKSIGKLQKLRVLNLSFCCELKCLPDSIGDCQMISNIDLFNCMKLTVLPNSVGKNEELRLLRLGRTKIERLPSSITTMRNLECLDLYECRELVELPEGISNLEKLQVLNLKGCKNLRGMPVGIGQLSRLQKLGLFVVGKGKKFAQISELANVAGIGEELTITCIAHMMDSDDAHKAHLKLKTYIQRLELNWWRNDREEVNTEMEQTIFDGLEPPSAIKELHIGWYAGARYARWMLKQVGDGVQRVPQFTCLTTMMLSGFPNLKHLEGLVELPCLEKLELRSMPALERISGGPFPSLVKLVTQDLPNLGEMWMVTVRTLGDDEGQLQIGTCLSDLSIEGCSKLMVKPYFPSSLERLSLKRSNEQLMESLDQDQGSSSSSTFPTYISFSHLKQLKLSSAPLGLGSRYGWKLLRHMTVLESLGIDCEDGLTELPESMRSLTSLRSLRIDLCSNLYMLPEWLGELRFLQRIIILHCKSLSSLPQSMVQLRSLREMRIGDCRSLSSLPQSMCHLTSLQELEIRNCGALDQLPEWLGELCSLRVLVIMDLPGLSCLPQSMCRLTSLEHLHIVYCPGIKSLPGSIKGLTALLICGCPDLLRRCERGKGEDWHLVSHIPQLLMW; from the coding sequence ATGGCTGGTGTAGACGTTGCTGTAGTATCTGGAATATTGAAGATTGTGGGCAACAAGTTAGCTCCACTAATAATAAAAAAGTACAGCTCGATGGTGGGTGTGAAAAAGGATCTCCAGGAGCTCCAGGATCTAGTTGAGGAGATCAACTATTGGCTGGAAACAATAGGAGATAAAGCTATGGGGAGTGGACCGTCGTTGAATTGGCTTAAGCAGTTGAAAGATGTTTCTTatgatgttgatgatgttgtCGATGAGTTCCAGCTGAAGACTGAGAAACATGATGCTTGTGGTGATGGTAGTATTGTGTCCAAATACTTGTGCACAAAACCAAAATCATTAATATTTCAATGCAATGCGGCCAAAAAGATCGAGGCAATCAAAAGGAGATTTGCTGTAATTGTGAAGCAAAGAACTGACTTCAGTGCAATAGCAAATAGCTTACCAGTTGGTCATCCTTTTAGTGATATGAACGAGACTACTGCGAACATGCCATCATTGCCCATAGTGGATGTGGCATCAGTACTCGGTAGAGAACAAGAAAAACGCCAAATAATATCTAAACTGGTAGAGACTAATGACCAACAAACAATCAAGATCGTTTCCGTCATCGGGCTTGGTGGCTCTGGAAAAACTACCTTGGCTAAACTGATTTTCAATGATGGTAACATTATAGAGAAGCATTTTGAAGTTAGACTATGGGTTCATGTGTCCCAAGAACTCGACGATGCCAAGCTTGTCGAAAAAATGTTTGAAGCTATAGCTGGTGAAAAGTCTGAACGTCGTCCCTTGCAGCATATGAGCAAAACAATATTAGATAAGTTGATCGGGAAAAGATATCTACTTGTACTGGATGATGTATGGACGGAGGACCGAATTCAGTGGGAACAAATCATGGTACATCTGAAGAGCGACACACCTGGAAGCAGAATTTTAATCACTACTCGCAGTAGAAGAGTTGCAGAGGCAGTGGAATCTGCTGACCTACACAACTTGCAATTCTTATCTGAGATTGACAGCTGGAAAGTGTTTGAGCAAAGCTTTGGAATGGCTGCAAAAGGTTTGGACTCCGAATTCCTAGAGGTTGGAAAAGATATTGTGAAAAAATGTGGTGGGGTGCCGCTAGCAATTAAAGTTCTTGCAGCTGCTCTCCGTGGCAAAGAACGGATAGAAGAGTGGCAGGCCATGAGAGACAACAATTTATTAGATGTTATGGATGAAGAACGTAAAGTATTTGCATGCTTGAGGTTGAGCTATCTCTATTTGCCACCTCATCTGAAGCAGTGCTTAACAATATGTTCACTGTTTCCTAAAGGTTACATGATTGATAAAGAACAATTGATTGACCAATGGATTGCTCATGATATGATCACTCCGGTGGCTGGTGTTGATTACTTGGAGTATACTGGCCACAAGTACTTTAATTCTCTTGTGCAGGTGTTTTTTTTACAAGATGTGAATGAATATGATGGGAGAGTGATATGCAGGATGCATGATTTGGTTCATGATCTTGCTCAGTCAATCACGGACATTTTTGTGCCAGCGGAGGAAACCAGTTCCGCAAAGAGCTACAGATACTTTTCTTTAACTGAACAGGCAAGAAATCTTCCAACCAAAAATCCTTTTAAAAAAGCACGTGCTATATATTTTGGTAAGGGTGGTGGTAGAATATTTGGCAACTCATTGAAGGATGCAAGACATTTGCGCAGTATCACCATGGAATCTTTCTTTGAAGCAGAAGTTCCCCCTACCTTATTTCAGGTAAAATATCTGAAATATCTTAAGATTTCAGAACTGAGATGTGAAGCACTCCCTGAAGCCATTTCAGATATTTGGAGCCTGCAAGCTCTTCACGTAACATTTTCTAATCTTCTCGAATTGCCTAAATCCATTGGTAAGCTGCAGAAGTTAAGAGTTCTGAACCTATCATTTTGTTGCGAGCTGAAGTGTTTACCCGATTCTATTGGTGATTGTCAAATGATTTCAAACATTGATCTTTTCAATTGCATGAAGCTTACAGTGTTGCCAAACTCTGTCGGCAAAAATGAAGAGCTAAGATTGTTAAGACTAGGTCGGACCAAAATTGAGAGGCTACCATCAAGTATCACAACAATGAGAAACCTGGAGTGTCTGGACCTTTATGAGTGTCGTGAGCTGGTAGAGTTGCCTGAAGGCATCAGCAACTTGGAGAAGCTTCAAGTTTTGAACCTAAAAGGATGCAAAAATTTGAGAGGCATGCCGGTAGGCATCGGTCAACTCAGTCGACTACAAAAGTTGGGATTATTTGTTGTTGGTAAGGGCAAAAAATTTGCACAAATCTCAGAGCTTGCAAATGTAGCTGGGATCGGCGAGGAACTAACTATCACATGTATTGCACATATGATGGACTCAGATGATGCACACAAGGCACACCTGAAACTAAAGACATACATTCAGAGGCTGGAGTTAAATTGGTGGAGAAATGACCGGGAGGAGGTGAATACTGAAATGGAGCAGACTATATTTGATGGTCTGGAACCACCATCAGCGATTAAAGAGCTGCACATTGGTTGGTATGCAGGTGCGCGATACGCACGGTGGATGCTAAAGCAAGTTGGTGATGGAGTGCAGCGGGTTCCTCAATTCACATGTTTAACAACGATGATGCTATCAGGTTTCCCAAACTTGAAGCATTTGGAGGGCCTTGTGGAGTTGCCTTGTTTGGAGAAGCTTGAACTGCGTTCGATGCCTGCTCTTGAAAGGATAAGTGGGGGCCCATTTCCTTCGCTGGTGAAGTTAGTTACACAGGATTTGCCTAATTTGGGAGAGATGTGGATGGTAACAGTGAGGACCTTGGGTGACGACGAGGGACAATTGCAAATTGGTACTTGCTTATCTGATCTCAGTATTGAGGGATGTTCCAAATTGATGGTGAAGCCGTACTTCCCGTCTTCGCTGGAGCGCTTGTCGTTGAAGAGGAGCAATGAGCAGCTGATGGAGTCGCTAGACCAAGACCAAGggtcctcttcttcctccacttTTCCAACCTATATAAGTTTTAGCCACCTGAAGCAGCTTAAGCTATCATCAGCACCGCTTGGATTAGGATCTAGGTATGGGTGGAAGTTGTTGCGACACATGACGGTACTTGAGTCGTTGGGGATTGACTGCGAAGATGGCCTAACAGAGTTGCCAGAGAGCATGCGGAGCCTCACGTCCCTTCGATCTCTGAGGATTGATTTATGCTCTAATCTTTACATGCTGCCCGAGTGGCTAGGGGAACTCCGGTTTCTGCAAAGGATAATTATCTTGCACTGCAAAAGCCTGAGCAGCCTACCCCAGTCAATGGTTCAACTCCGGTCTCTGCGAGAGATGAGAATTGGGGACTGCCGTAGCCTGAGCAGTCTTCCCCAGTCAATGTGTCACCTCACATCACTGCAAGAGCTCGAAATACGCAACTGCGGAGCACTTGACCAGTTGCCAGAATGGCTGGGTGAGCTCTGCTCTCTACGCGTATTGGTTATTATGGATTTGCCGGGGCTGAGTTGCCTTCCCCAGTCCATGTGCCGCCTCACCTCCCTGGAACACCTTCACATCGTTTACTGCCCTGGCATCAAATCCTTGCCGGGGTCGATAAAAGGCCTCACCGCTTTGCTCATCTGTGGCTGCCCTGATCTGTTGAGGCGTTGCgagagaggaaagggggagGACTGGCACCTCGTCTCCCACATCCCTCAACTATTGATGTGGTAA
- the LOC133886591 gene encoding disease resistance protein RGA2-like isoform X2 has product MAGVDVAVVSGILKIVGNKLAPLIIKKYSSMVGVKKDLQELQDLVEEINYWLETIGDKAMGSGPSLNWLKQLKDVSYDVDDVVDEFQLKTEKHDACGDGSIVSKYLCTKPKSLIFQCNAAKKIEAIKRRFAVIVKQRTDFSAIANSLPVGHPFSDMNETTANMPSLPIVDVASVLGREQEKRQIISKLVETNDQQTIKIVSVIGLGGSGKTTLAKLIFNDGNIIEKHFEVRLWVHVSQELDDAKLVEKMFEAIAGEKSERRPLQHMSKTILDKLIGKRYLLVLDDVWTEDRIQWEQIMVHLKSDTPGSRILITTRSRRVAEAVESADLHNLQFLSEIDSWKVFEQSFGMAAKGLDSEFLEVGKDIVKKCGGVPLAIKVLAAALRGKERIEEWQAMRDNNLLDVMDEERKVFACLRLSYLYLPPHLKQCLTICSLFPKGYMIDKEQLIDQWIAHDMITPVAGVDYLEYTGHKYFNSLVQVFFLQDVNEYDGRVICRMHDLVHDLAQSITDIFVPAEETSSAKSYRYFSLTEQVKYLKYLKISELRCEALPEAISDIWSLQALHVTFSNLLELPKSIGKLQKLRVLNLSFCCELKCLPDSIGDCQMISNIDLFNCMKLTVLPNSVGKNEELRLLRLGRTKIERLPSSITTMRNLECLDLYECRELVELPEGISNLEKLQVLNLKGCKNLRGMPVGIGQLSRLQKLGLFVVGKGKKFAQISELANVAGIGEELTITCIAHMMDSDDAHKAHLKLKTYIQRLELNWWRNDREEVNTEMEQTIFDGLEPPSAIKELHIGWYAGARYARWMLKQVGDGVQRVPQFTCLTTMMLSGFPNLKHLEGLVELPCLEKLELRSMPALERISGGPFPSLVKLVTQDLPNLGEMWMVTVRTLGDDEGQLQIGTCLSDLSIEGCSKLMVKPYFPSSLERLSLKRSNEQLMESLDQDQGSSSSSTFPTYISFSHLKQLKLSSAPLGLGSRYGWKLLRHMTVLESLGIDCEDGLTELPESMRSLTSLRSLRIDLCSNLYMLPEWLGELRFLQRIIILHCKSLSSLPQSMVQLRSLREMRIGDCRSLSSLPQSMCHLTSLQELEIRNCGALDQLPEWLGELCSLRVLVIMDLPGLSCLPQSMCRLTSLEHLHIVYCPGIKSLPGSIKGLTALLICGCPDLLRRCERGKGEDWHLVSHIPQLLMW; this is encoded by the exons ATGGCTGGTGTAGACGTTGCTGTAGTATCTGGAATATTGAAGATTGTGGGCAACAAGTTAGCTCCACTAATAATAAAAAAGTACAGCTCGATGGTGGGTGTGAAAAAGGATCTCCAGGAGCTCCAGGATCTAGTTGAGGAGATCAACTATTGGCTGGAAACAATAGGAGATAAAGCTATGGGGAGTGGACCGTCGTTGAATTGGCTTAAGCAGTTGAAAGATGTTTCTTatgatgttgatgatgttgtCGATGAGTTCCAGCTGAAGACTGAGAAACATGATGCTTGTGGTGATGGTAGTATTGTGTCCAAATACTTGTGCACAAAACCAAAATCATTAATATTTCAATGCAATGCGGCCAAAAAGATCGAGGCAATCAAAAGGAGATTTGCTGTAATTGTGAAGCAAAGAACTGACTTCAGTGCAATAGCAAATAGCTTACCAGTTGGTCATCCTTTTAGTGATATGAACGAGACTACTGCGAACATGCCATCATTGCCCATAGTGGATGTGGCATCAGTACTCGGTAGAGAACAAGAAAAACGCCAAATAATATCTAAACTGGTAGAGACTAATGACCAACAAACAATCAAGATCGTTTCCGTCATCGGGCTTGGTGGCTCTGGAAAAACTACCTTGGCTAAACTGATTTTCAATGATGGTAACATTATAGAGAAGCATTTTGAAGTTAGACTATGGGTTCATGTGTCCCAAGAACTCGACGATGCCAAGCTTGTCGAAAAAATGTTTGAAGCTATAGCTGGTGAAAAGTCTGAACGTCGTCCCTTGCAGCATATGAGCAAAACAATATTAGATAAGTTGATCGGGAAAAGATATCTACTTGTACTGGATGATGTATGGACGGAGGACCGAATTCAGTGGGAACAAATCATGGTACATCTGAAGAGCGACACACCTGGAAGCAGAATTTTAATCACTACTCGCAGTAGAAGAGTTGCAGAGGCAGTGGAATCTGCTGACCTACACAACTTGCAATTCTTATCTGAGATTGACAGCTGGAAAGTGTTTGAGCAAAGCTTTGGAATGGCTGCAAAAGGTTTGGACTCCGAATTCCTAGAGGTTGGAAAAGATATTGTGAAAAAATGTGGTGGGGTGCCGCTAGCAATTAAAGTTCTTGCAGCTGCTCTCCGTGGCAAAGAACGGATAGAAGAGTGGCAGGCCATGAGAGACAACAATTTATTAGATGTTATGGATGAAGAACGTAAAGTATTTGCATGCTTGAGGTTGAGCTATCTCTATTTGCCACCTCATCTGAAGCAGTGCTTAACAATATGTTCACTGTTTCCTAAAGGTTACATGATTGATAAAGAACAATTGATTGACCAATGGATTGCTCATGATATGATCACTCCGGTGGCTGGTGTTGATTACTTGGAGTATACTGGCCACAAGTACTTTAATTCTCTTGTGCAGGTGTTTTTTTTACAAGATGTGAATGAATATGATGGGAGAGTGATATGCAGGATGCATGATTTGGTTCATGATCTTGCTCAGTCAATCACGGACATTTTTGTGCCAGCGGAGGAAACCAGTTCCGCAAAGAGCTACAGATACTTTTCTTTAACTGAACAG GTAAAATATCTGAAATATCTTAAGATTTCAGAACTGAGATGTGAAGCACTCCCTGAAGCCATTTCAGATATTTGGAGCCTGCAAGCTCTTCACGTAACATTTTCTAATCTTCTCGAATTGCCTAAATCCATTGGTAAGCTGCAGAAGTTAAGAGTTCTGAACCTATCATTTTGTTGCGAGCTGAAGTGTTTACCCGATTCTATTGGTGATTGTCAAATGATTTCAAACATTGATCTTTTCAATTGCATGAAGCTTACAGTGTTGCCAAACTCTGTCGGCAAAAATGAAGAGCTAAGATTGTTAAGACTAGGTCGGACCAAAATTGAGAGGCTACCATCAAGTATCACAACAATGAGAAACCTGGAGTGTCTGGACCTTTATGAGTGTCGTGAGCTGGTAGAGTTGCCTGAAGGCATCAGCAACTTGGAGAAGCTTCAAGTTTTGAACCTAAAAGGATGCAAAAATTTGAGAGGCATGCCGGTAGGCATCGGTCAACTCAGTCGACTACAAAAGTTGGGATTATTTGTTGTTGGTAAGGGCAAAAAATTTGCACAAATCTCAGAGCTTGCAAATGTAGCTGGGATCGGCGAGGAACTAACTATCACATGTATTGCACATATGATGGACTCAGATGATGCACACAAGGCACACCTGAAACTAAAGACATACATTCAGAGGCTGGAGTTAAATTGGTGGAGAAATGACCGGGAGGAGGTGAATACTGAAATGGAGCAGACTATATTTGATGGTCTGGAACCACCATCAGCGATTAAAGAGCTGCACATTGGTTGGTATGCAGGTGCGCGATACGCACGGTGGATGCTAAAGCAAGTTGGTGATGGAGTGCAGCGGGTTCCTCAATTCACATGTTTAACAACGATGATGCTATCAGGTTTCCCAAACTTGAAGCATTTGGAGGGCCTTGTGGAGTTGCCTTGTTTGGAGAAGCTTGAACTGCGTTCGATGCCTGCTCTTGAAAGGATAAGTGGGGGCCCATTTCCTTCGCTGGTGAAGTTAGTTACACAGGATTTGCCTAATTTGGGAGAGATGTGGATGGTAACAGTGAGGACCTTGGGTGACGACGAGGGACAATTGCAAATTGGTACTTGCTTATCTGATCTCAGTATTGAGGGATGTTCCAAATTGATGGTGAAGCCGTACTTCCCGTCTTCGCTGGAGCGCTTGTCGTTGAAGAGGAGCAATGAGCAGCTGATGGAGTCGCTAGACCAAGACCAAGggtcctcttcttcctccacttTTCCAACCTATATAAGTTTTAGCCACCTGAAGCAGCTTAAGCTATCATCAGCACCGCTTGGATTAGGATCTAGGTATGGGTGGAAGTTGTTGCGACACATGACGGTACTTGAGTCGTTGGGGATTGACTGCGAAGATGGCCTAACAGAGTTGCCAGAGAGCATGCGGAGCCTCACGTCCCTTCGATCTCTGAGGATTGATTTATGCTCTAATCTTTACATGCTGCCCGAGTGGCTAGGGGAACTCCGGTTTCTGCAAAGGATAATTATCTTGCACTGCAAAAGCCTGAGCAGCCTACCCCAGTCAATGGTTCAACTCCGGTCTCTGCGAGAGATGAGAATTGGGGACTGCCGTAGCCTGAGCAGTCTTCCCCAGTCAATGTGTCACCTCACATCACTGCAAGAGCTCGAAATACGCAACTGCGGAGCACTTGACCAGTTGCCAGAATGGCTGGGTGAGCTCTGCTCTCTACGCGTATTGGTTATTATGGATTTGCCGGGGCTGAGTTGCCTTCCCCAGTCCATGTGCCGCCTCACCTCCCTGGAACACCTTCACATCGTTTACTGCCCTGGCATCAAATCCTTGCCGGGGTCGATAAAAGGCCTCACCGCTTTGCTCATCTGTGGCTGCCCTGATCTGTTGAGGCGTTGCgagagaggaaagggggagGACTGGCACCTCGTCTCCCACATCCCTCAACTATTGATGTGGTAA